The proteins below come from a single Terriglobales bacterium genomic window:
- a CDS encoding M20/M25/M40 family metallo-hydrolase has product MTPVTSMRAAARAAAPAPAIPRLADRSDVRAALAWFLDHREDLLALQMEVVGIPAPPHGEQRRAEWLRDRFTRIGLEEAQIDPVGNVLGLLRGASEGKLVAVTAHIDTVFPGDAPVEVRREGNRLYGPGISDNGAGVTALVALASSMRAAGIRPELGVLFVGNVGEEGEGDLRGMRHLFTDPRWKDRIAYTVVLDGASTDTIVTQALGSRRFEVTVRGPGGHSWSDFGTPNPIVILARALARFSETHVPREPKTTLNVGVISGGTSVNSIPESASARIDIRSATVEEIDRLDRALHEAVAAEVGRREARGHRPDALLSYEIKVIGSRPGAELPANARILQVMRAVDAWLGNSSRLHRASTDANIPLSLGREAVSIGAGGSGGDAHTLHEWYDSTGRELGLKRVLLATLALAGVSE; this is encoded by the coding sequence ATGACGCCCGTCACCTCCATGCGCGCCGCTGCCCGGGCGGCTGCTCCCGCTCCTGCCATCCCGCGGCTGGCGGACCGCTCCGACGTGCGCGCCGCGCTGGCGTGGTTCCTCGATCACCGCGAAGATCTGCTGGCCTTGCAGATGGAGGTGGTGGGGATTCCCGCTCCGCCGCACGGCGAGCAGCGGCGCGCGGAGTGGCTCCGCGATCGGTTCACGCGGATCGGGTTGGAAGAGGCGCAGATCGATCCTGTGGGCAACGTGCTGGGCCTGCTGCGGGGCGCGTCCGAGGGGAAGCTGGTCGCGGTGACCGCGCACATCGATACCGTATTTCCCGGCGATGCGCCGGTGGAAGTGCGCCGCGAAGGGAACCGGTTGTATGGCCCGGGCATCTCGGACAACGGCGCCGGAGTCACAGCTCTGGTGGCGCTGGCTTCGTCGATGCGCGCGGCGGGCATCCGTCCGGAACTCGGCGTACTGTTCGTGGGCAATGTCGGAGAGGAGGGCGAGGGTGACCTGCGCGGTATGCGGCATCTGTTCACCGACCCGCGCTGGAAGGACCGTATCGCCTACACGGTGGTGCTGGACGGCGCTTCCACCGACACCATCGTGACGCAGGCGCTGGGCAGCCGGCGCTTTGAGGTCACGGTGCGCGGTCCCGGCGGGCATTCGTGGAGCGACTTCGGCACGCCCAACCCCATCGTCATCCTGGCGCGGGCGCTGGCGCGCTTCAGCGAAACCCATGTGCCGCGCGAGCCCAAGACCACGCTGAACGTGGGCGTGATCAGCGGCGGGACCTCAGTGAACTCCATCCCGGAGTCGGCTTCGGCACGCATCGATATCCGGTCCGCCACGGTGGAAGAGATCGACCGCCTCGACCGGGCGCTGCACGAAGCCGTGGCCGCGGAGGTCGGCAGGCGCGAGGCCCGCGGACACCGGCCGGACGCGCTGCTCAGTTATGAGATCAAGGTCATTGGTAGCCGGCCGGGTGCGGAACTCCCCGCGAACGCCCGCATCCTGCAAGTGATGCGCGCCGTGGATGCCTGGCTGGGCAACAGCTCGCGCCTGCACCGCGCTTCGACCGACGCCAATATCCCGCTGTCCCTGGGCCGTGAGGCGGTCAGCATCGGGGCCGGCGGCTCCGGCGGCGATGCTCACACCCTGCACGAGTGGTATGACTCCACCGGCCGCGAACTGGGACTGAAACGCGTCCTGCTCGCCACCTTGGCGCTCGCAGGTGTGAGTGAGTAA
- a CDS encoding Rid family hydrolase produces MRLLYANAPLVWLLALSLFSLMAFSDTGQKAERRYLKPEGDFPFSNGVLVGDTLYLAGHIGLDPKTQKPPASPEEEARLVLEEFKATLARAGMSMEDLVYVQVFCSDVSLWGRFNNVYRAHVGRDFPARAFIGSGPLLYGARFEVQGIAVRR; encoded by the coding sequence ATGAGACTGTTGTACGCAAACGCTCCCCTCGTCTGGCTGCTCGCCCTCTCTCTCTTCTCGTTGATGGCGTTCTCCGATACCGGACAAAAGGCCGAACGGCGCTATCTGAAGCCGGAAGGCGATTTCCCTTTCAGCAACGGCGTCCTGGTCGGCGATACGCTCTATCTCGCTGGCCACATCGGTCTCGATCCCAAAACGCAGAAGCCGCCGGCTTCTCCCGAAGAAGAAGCTCGTCTGGTGCTGGAGGAATTCAAGGCCACGCTCGCTCGAGCAGGCATGTCCATGGAAGACCTGGTCTACGTGCAGGTGTTCTGCTCCGACGTCTCCCTCTGGGGACGGTTCAACAACGTATATCGCGCCCACGTTGGCAGGGACTTTCCCGCCCGCGCCTTCATCGGCTCCGGACCGCTGCTCTATGGGGCTCGCTTCGAGGTGCAGGGCATCGCCGTGCGGCGCTAG
- a CDS encoding LeuA family protein, giving the protein MIRSELIYDWNQAGSGEPQPKAFALLNDESLRDGLQSPSVKDPTIEEKIEILHLMEKLGIQSLDLGLPGAGPRAVEHVERLAREIVSAKLKIRGNCACRTHENDIRPVAEIVQRTGLDIEAATFIGSSPIRRYTEDWTDDFLLRTTEHAVKYTVSLGLRCMYVTEDTTRCDPETIKRMYGTAIRCGARAIVVCDTVGHATPAGVRALLGFILDEVVKPSGEKIRVDWHGHSDRGLAVANSLAALAAGADCVHACAIGIGERVGNTQMDQMLVNLKLMGVPPWDQQDLRRLKDYCEAVSRATGVPIPRNYPVVGSDAFRTATGVHAAAVIKAFKKNDVILANTVYSGVPAHYFGMGQTIEIGPMSGKSNVLFWLDQHGITPGDELVERILRRAKASDRLLTEAEILECCHAPAAGRAD; this is encoded by the coding sequence GTGATCCGCTCTGAACTCATCTACGACTGGAACCAGGCGGGGAGCGGGGAGCCGCAGCCCAAGGCCTTCGCGCTGCTCAACGATGAATCGCTGCGCGATGGCTTGCAGTCGCCCTCGGTCAAGGACCCGACCATCGAGGAGAAGATCGAGATCCTGCATCTGATGGAAAAGCTGGGCATCCAGTCGCTCGACCTGGGCCTGCCCGGGGCGGGCCCGCGCGCGGTGGAGCACGTCGAGCGGCTGGCGCGGGAGATCGTCAGCGCGAAGCTGAAGATCCGCGGGAACTGCGCCTGCCGCACCCACGAGAACGATATCCGGCCGGTGGCGGAGATCGTGCAGCGAACGGGGCTGGACATCGAGGCGGCCACGTTCATCGGCTCCAGCCCCATCCGCCGTTACACCGAGGATTGGACCGACGACTTCCTGCTGCGCACCACCGAGCACGCGGTGAAATACACCGTGTCTCTAGGTCTTCGGTGTATGTATGTGACCGAAGACACGACCCGCTGCGATCCCGAGACCATCAAGCGCATGTACGGCACTGCGATTCGCTGCGGGGCGCGCGCCATTGTGGTGTGCGACACCGTGGGCCACGCCACCCCGGCGGGCGTGCGCGCGCTGCTGGGCTTCATTCTTGACGAAGTCGTGAAGCCTTCGGGCGAAAAGATCCGGGTGGACTGGCACGGCCACAGTGACCGCGGCCTGGCCGTGGCCAACTCGCTGGCGGCGCTGGCGGCCGGCGCCGACTGCGTCCATGCCTGCGCCATCGGGATCGGAGAGCGGGTGGGCAACACCCAGATGGACCAGATGCTGGTGAACCTGAAGCTGATGGGCGTGCCGCCCTGGGACCAGCAGGATCTGAGGCGGCTCAAGGACTATTGCGAGGCGGTTTCGCGGGCCACCGGCGTGCCCATCCCGAGAAACTACCCGGTGGTGGGCAGCGATGCTTTCCGCACGGCGACCGGGGTACACGCGGCGGCAGTGATCAAGGCTTTCAAGAAGAACGATGTCATCCTCGCGAATACCGTGTACTCAGGGGTCCCAGCCCACTACTTCGGCATGGGGCAGACGATCGAGATTGGGCCCATGTCCGGCAAGTCCAACGTTCTGTTCTGGCTCGATCAGCACGGCATCACGCCGGGCGACGAATTGGTGGAACGCATTCTCCGCCGCGCCAAGGCGTCCGACCGGCTGCTGACGGAAGCGGAGATTCTGGAGTGCTGCCATGCGCCGGCCGCGGGGAGAGCCGACTAG
- a CDS encoding aldehyde dehydrogenase family protein, whose protein sequence is MASEAQISQREIVSRNPATGEVLGRFDCATVADVRAAVLNARDAQADWSGLDVRERLKVLRRFQRLLHESKTKVAQLITRETGKPYVEALLTEVVVVLDTCRFLMATAPAILHDEGVPHGNLIMKTKVGRVRREPWGVVGVISPWNYPFSISAGEVLAALVAGNGVVLKPSEYTPLAALELRDLLAEAGLPKNLFRVVLGDGATGAALVEAPVDKVFFTGSVATGRRVAQAAAARLMPVVLELGGKDPMIVLDDAELDVASSAAVWGAFVNAGQTCLSVERCYVQRRQYEHFLELCLAKTQRLRVGNGLQRATDVGPLIHEGQLRIVEEHVADARLHGARILTGGHRLPDLGPNFYAPTVLANVDHSMQIMRDETFGPVLPVMPFEDEEEAVRLANDSEFGLSASIWTSDPPRGEQLAARLEAGTVMVNDVVSCFGISEAPHGGVKSSGLGRTRGRLGLEEMVRAKYVDSDRLPYTKKVWWYGYGPEFGPQMEGFVDFLFAPSLLHRLRGGLRSFAAFFREGRL, encoded by the coding sequence ATGGCATCGGAGGCGCAAATCTCGCAGCGGGAGATTGTGTCGCGCAACCCTGCGACCGGGGAGGTTCTGGGGCGCTTCGATTGCGCCACCGTGGCCGACGTGCGGGCTGCGGTCCTGAACGCCCGCGACGCCCAGGCCGACTGGAGCGGGCTGGACGTGCGCGAGCGCCTGAAGGTACTTCGCCGATTCCAGCGCCTGCTGCACGAGTCCAAGACCAAGGTGGCGCAACTCATCACGCGGGAAACCGGCAAGCCGTACGTCGAGGCGCTGCTGACCGAAGTCGTGGTGGTGCTCGACACGTGCCGCTTCCTGATGGCGACTGCCCCGGCCATCCTGCATGACGAGGGCGTGCCGCATGGCAACCTGATCATGAAGACCAAGGTGGGGCGCGTACGACGCGAACCCTGGGGCGTCGTGGGCGTCATCTCCCCCTGGAACTATCCCTTTTCCATTTCTGCCGGCGAGGTACTGGCGGCGCTGGTGGCCGGCAACGGCGTGGTGCTCAAGCCTTCCGAATACACGCCGCTCGCCGCGCTTGAATTGCGCGACCTGCTGGCCGAAGCCGGCCTGCCGAAGAACCTCTTCCGCGTGGTGCTGGGCGACGGAGCCACGGGCGCAGCCCTGGTGGAAGCTCCGGTGGACAAGGTTTTTTTCACCGGCAGCGTAGCCACCGGGCGCCGCGTAGCGCAGGCGGCGGCAGCGCGCCTGATGCCTGTGGTGCTCGAACTGGGCGGCAAGGACCCCATGATCGTGCTGGATGACGCCGAGCTGGATGTGGCCTCGAGCGCGGCGGTGTGGGGAGCCTTCGTCAACGCCGGCCAGACTTGCCTTTCGGTGGAGCGCTGCTACGTGCAGCGGCGCCAATACGAGCACTTTTTGGAGCTCTGCCTGGCCAAGACGCAGCGCCTGCGAGTAGGCAACGGACTGCAACGCGCCACCGACGTCGGCCCGCTCATCCATGAAGGCCAGTTGCGCATTGTGGAGGAGCATGTCGCTGACGCCCGGCTCCACGGGGCCCGGATCCTGACCGGCGGGCACCGGTTGCCGGATCTGGGGCCGAACTTCTATGCGCCGACGGTTCTGGCCAACGTCGACCACTCGATGCAGATCATGCGCGACGAAACCTTCGGCCCTGTGCTGCCCGTGATGCCCTTCGAAGACGAAGAGGAGGCCGTGCGCCTGGCCAACGACAGCGAGTTCGGGCTCTCGGCCAGCATCTGGACCAGCGACCCGCCGCGCGGCGAGCAACTGGCCGCCCGCCTTGAGGCCGGCACCGTGATGGTGAACGACGTGGTGAGCTGCTTCGGCATCAGCGAAGCCCCGCACGGCGGCGTGAAGTCGAGCGGCCTGGGGCGTACGCGGGGACGGCTGGGTCTGGAGGAGATGGTGCGCGCCAAGTACGTCGATTCCGACCGCCTGCCGTACACGAAGAAGGTCTGGTGGTACGGATACGGTCCGGAATTCGGCCCCCAGATGGAAGGCTTTGTGGACTTCCTGTTCGCTCCCTCGCTGCTGCACCGGTTGCGCGGCGGCCTGCGATCCTTCGCGGCCTTCTTCCGGGAAGGCCGGCTGTAG
- a CDS encoding ATP-binding protein has translation MPGLNVAPPDFGNDRMVMRLETGFAADVEEIAPVVERVMAVAGTLSFPEEKQAEIGLALQEALANAVIHGCKRDRSKMVYCWVASDPLGNLVIVVRDSGPGFDPAAVPKPNIGEGLYADHGRGIFMIGRLMDDVRFAREGTELHMRKDNRH, from the coding sequence ATGCCCGGCCTGAATGTAGCGCCTCCCGATTTCGGCAACGACCGCATGGTCATGCGCCTGGAAACCGGTTTCGCTGCCGACGTTGAGGAAATCGCGCCGGTGGTGGAGCGCGTGATGGCGGTGGCCGGTACCTTGAGCTTTCCGGAAGAAAAGCAGGCAGAGATCGGACTGGCTCTGCAGGAAGCGCTGGCCAACGCCGTCATCCACGGGTGCAAGCGGGACCGCAGCAAGATGGTGTACTGCTGGGTTGCTTCCGATCCCTTGGGCAACCTGGTCATCGTGGTGCGCGACTCCGGTCCAGGTTTCGATCCGGCGGCGGTCCCCAAGCCGAACATCGGAGAGGGGTTGTACGCCGACCACGGGCGCGGCATCTTCATGATCGGCCGGCTGATGGATGACGTCCGCTTTGCCCGCGAAGGCACCGAGCTGCATATGCGCAAGGATAACCGGCACTGA
- a CDS encoding DMT family transporter — translation MSRLHKAHVLLVLVTVVWGASFVLVKAALSDSTPLLLNALRMGLAAVVLAIYYRREWARLTVPVVRAGIPVGVFLFLGYALQTWGLTDTTPAKSAFLTGVSVVLVPVFMALFWRRLVKRWTAVGVALAFVGLYLLTVPLGALRDGIRFGDLLTLGCAVAFAFQIIYLGRATHRHRFEPIALLQLAVASVLMALAVPLLETPSVTWSSRVLWAIVVTGLASTAAAFSIQAWAQQFTPPTHTALIFSLEPVFAGLISFFFLGERLGGRGLLGAGLILAGVLLSELKGGAVEPAAPPGTPAEQAELEEA, via the coding sequence ATGTCCCGCCTGCACAAGGCCCACGTCCTGCTGGTGCTGGTGACGGTGGTGTGGGGCGCCAGCTTCGTGCTGGTCAAGGCGGCGCTTTCCGACTCCACGCCGCTCCTGCTCAACGCCCTGCGCATGGGGCTGGCCGCCGTGGTGCTGGCGATCTACTACCGCCGCGAGTGGGCTCGCCTCACAGTTCCGGTGGTGCGGGCCGGGATTCCGGTCGGCGTGTTCCTGTTCCTGGGCTATGCGCTGCAAACTTGGGGACTGACGGATACAACGCCCGCCAAGTCCGCCTTTCTCACCGGCGTGTCGGTCGTGCTGGTGCCGGTGTTCATGGCCCTGTTCTGGCGGCGGCTGGTGAAGCGGTGGACGGCGGTGGGCGTCGCGCTGGCCTTCGTCGGGCTCTACCTGCTCACAGTGCCGCTGGGAGCGCTTCGGGACGGGATCCGCTTCGGCGACCTGCTCACGTTGGGCTGCGCCGTCGCCTTCGCGTTCCAGATCATCTACCTTGGGAGGGCCACCCACCGCCATCGGTTCGAGCCCATCGCCCTGCTGCAGCTCGCGGTGGCCAGCGTGCTGATGGCGCTGGCCGTGCCGCTGCTTGAGACTCCCTCGGTCACCTGGTCGTCGCGCGTGCTGTGGGCGATTGTTGTAACCGGATTGGCGAGCACGGCAGCGGCTTTCAGCATCCAGGCCTGGGCGCAGCAATTCACGCCGCCCACCCATACTGCACTGATCTTTTCCCTGGAGCCGGTGTTTGCCGGACTGATCTCCTTCTTCTTCTTGGGCGAGCGGCTGGGAGGGCGCGGCCTGCTGGGCGCAGGTCTGATCCTTGCCGGTGTACTCCTTTCCGAACTCAAGGGAGGGGCGGTTGAGCCGGCGGCCCCGCCGGGCACGCCGGCCGAGCAGGCAGAGCTGGAGGAAGCCTAA
- a CDS encoding IS5 family transposase, with protein sequence MGRSLAATAGRAQPPRTAGLGRNFPRRQLRSREKRGDGVGKTKRGKGTKCMVLVDGQGIPLGAQLTSASPAEVTLAETTLAQVRVPCWRRGRPRQKPKRIIADRAYDSNPLRERLQRRGIELLVPHRRNRQRWWRQDGRKLRRYRRRWKIERTFAWLQTYRRIEVRHDRILAVYQGFFHLACLMITLRYL encoded by the coding sequence CTGGGTCGAAGCCTGGCAGCAACTGCTGGCCGCGCTCAACCACCACGAACTGCTGGTCTGGGACGAAACTTTCCTCGACGGCAGCTTCGTAGCCGCGAAAAAAGGGGCGACGGAGTGGGAAAAACCAAGCGCGGGAAGGGGACAAAGTGCATGGTACTGGTCGATGGCCAGGGCATTCCGCTGGGAGCGCAACTCACGAGCGCTTCGCCAGCCGAGGTCACGCTGGCGGAAACGACGCTCGCCCAGGTAAGGGTGCCCTGCTGGCGGCGCGGCCGGCCGCGGCAGAAGCCGAAGCGCATCATCGCCGACCGCGCCTACGACTCGAACCCGCTGCGCGAACGGTTGCAGCGGCGCGGCATCGAGCTGCTGGTCCCGCATCGCCGCAACCGCCAGCGCTGGTGGCGACAGGATGGACGCAAGCTCCGACGCTACCGCCGGCGCTGGAAAATCGAGCGCACCTTCGCTTGGCTGCAGACCTATCGCCGCATCGAAGTGCGTCACGACCGCATCCTGGCTGTCTATCAAGGCTTCTTTCACCTCGCGTGCCTCATGATCACGTTGAGGTATTTATGA
- a CDS encoding glycosyltransferase family 2 protein, whose translation MLGRVKLSVVLITFNEEANIGRTLESVRQLVADGAGETIVVDSGSTDRTREIAESQGAKVFVEPWKGYAAQKNSAIDKATGDWVLLLDADESVEPGLAEEIRATLSSGTEVQGFWIPRKNHFLGRWIRHGGFWPDPKLRLFRRGSGRVQDRLVHETVEVAGATGRLYHAIVHHSYPTMEDYLDHMRGYADLGAEMIRDKPRWWLWLNRWFNPPLTFLYNYFLRFGFLDGREGLLLHRNHARYVAWKYGRALERSRAQQAGAKGDPPPRHPGNAADSAAASAASRKPFDSR comes from the coding sequence ATGCTTGGGCGCGTGAAGCTCTCCGTCGTCCTCATCACTTTCAACGAGGAGGCCAATATCGGCCGGACGCTGGAGAGTGTGCGGCAACTGGTGGCTGACGGCGCCGGCGAGACTATCGTCGTCGACTCGGGCTCCACCGACCGCACCCGTGAAATCGCCGAGTCCCAAGGCGCCAAAGTCTTCGTCGAACCATGGAAAGGCTACGCTGCGCAGAAGAACTCGGCCATCGACAAGGCCACTGGCGATTGGGTGCTATTGCTCGATGCCGATGAGAGCGTGGAACCGGGCCTGGCCGAAGAGATACGCGCCACGCTCTCCAGCGGCACAGAAGTTCAAGGCTTCTGGATCCCCCGCAAGAACCACTTCCTCGGCCGCTGGATTCGCCACGGCGGCTTCTGGCCGGATCCCAAGCTGCGCCTCTTCCGTCGTGGGTCTGGACGCGTCCAAGACCGCTTGGTGCACGAAACCGTGGAAGTAGCTGGCGCGACGGGCCGGCTGTACCACGCCATCGTCCATCACTCCTATCCCACGATGGAAGACTACCTCGACCACATGCGAGGCTATGCCGACCTCGGTGCCGAGATGATCCGCGACAAGCCGCGCTGGTGGCTTTGGCTCAACCGCTGGTTCAACCCTCCGCTTACGTTTCTCTACAACTACTTCCTGCGCTTCGGTTTCCTTGATGGACGCGAAGGCCTCTTGTTGCACCGCAACCACGCTCGCTACGTGGCCTGGAAGTACGGCAGAGCGCTCGAAAGATCCAGGGCGCAACAAGCGGGAGCCAAGGGCGACCCTCCTCCCCGGCACCCGGGAAACGCTGCCGACAGTGCTGCGGCGAGTGCGGCGAGTCGAAAGCCTTTCGACTCGCGCTAG
- the truA gene encoding tRNA pseudouridine(38-40) synthase TruA: MRNFKLTLAYDGAEFHGWQVQPNLATVQGTLAAALERITGERTLPQGSGRTDAGVHALAQVATVALASPIPAANLQKALNDLLPPSIRVLAVEEAPPDFHARHSALAKTYRYRIYRGAICPPFLARYVYHHPFPLDEEAMQRAAPMVEGEHDFTSFAAVDPERGREEQETSNIRNIYCSRFEREGDEFVYTVRGNGFLHHMVRNLVGTFLMIGKGSLDEAGLRRILELRDRTVAGSTAPAGGLYLAGVEY; encoded by the coding sequence ATGCGTAACTTCAAGCTGACTCTGGCCTATGACGGGGCGGAGTTCCACGGCTGGCAGGTCCAGCCCAACCTGGCCACGGTGCAGGGCACCCTGGCCGCAGCCCTGGAGCGGATCACGGGCGAACGCACGTTGCCGCAGGGGTCTGGTCGCACGGACGCCGGAGTGCACGCGCTGGCGCAAGTGGCCACAGTCGCGCTGGCATCGCCCATTCCAGCCGCCAATCTGCAGAAAGCCCTGAACGACCTGCTGCCACCTTCGATCCGCGTACTGGCAGTGGAAGAAGCGCCGCCGGACTTCCACGCCCGCCACTCGGCGTTGGCCAAGACCTATCGCTATCGCATTTATCGTGGCGCCATCTGCCCGCCGTTTCTCGCCCGCTATGTCTATCACCATCCTTTCCCGCTGGACGAAGAGGCCATGCAACGGGCCGCTCCCATGGTAGAGGGCGAGCATGACTTCACTTCCTTTGCCGCGGTGGACCCGGAGCGGGGCCGCGAAGAGCAGGAAACCTCCAACATCCGCAACATATATTGTTCCCGATTCGAACGGGAAGGCGATGAATTCGTGTACACGGTACGGGGGAATGGGTTTCTGCATCACATGGTGCGCAACCTGGTAGGGACATTCCTGATGATCGGCAAGGGGTCGTTGGACGAGGCTGGCCTGAGGAGGATCCTGGAACTCCGTGACCGTACAGTCGCGGGAAGCACGGCCCCGGCCGGGGGCCTGTACCTGGCGGGCGTGGAGTACTGA
- a CDS encoding TolC family protein, translating into MTVLAAVLLAPVAASAQEKVADYSQPRSHIPSFVGPYIARKVPEPRTTNTERIDQLMVGGEIRLSLADAIALALENNLDLAIARYNLQIADTDILRSKAGQGIRGVATGLVQGTPGGGVGGFGTGAAGAGAGGTTGGAGGAGTGAGGLVTSTVGAGTAVDSFDPALSATLNINHATFPLSNTVTTGVPNFQQNTGTANFTYTQGFHTGTAMQVTFDNTRQTNNSLFSTLVPQVNTSFRLSIRQHLLAGFGLGPNTRFIRIAKNNREISDVAFRNQVINTVSQIQNIYWDLVNAYEDVKVKERSLALANKTLSDNRKQVEIGTLAPIEIVRAESEVATRNQELIVAQTNLQLQQLLMKNAITRNLGEARIAAAPVIPTDTMVVPEQEPVQPIEDLVREAKQGRPELVQARIDLTNREISIKSARNALLPTVDFVAWYGTSALAGVQNPNNALIPPGTIPTTGFYSAFHSLIDADNPDYAIGLNITIPIRNRGAQADQVRSELEYRQAQLRLQQLENQVAIEVRNAQFSVQQNRARVEAARKGVQLAQESLDAEQKKYALGASTNFQVLQAQRDLAQAESNLVAANAAYEKTRVELDRVTAATLVRNRIELDDAESGTVRTLPAVPGVAPRTEEQKPQAP; encoded by the coding sequence TTGACCGTCCTGGCGGCGGTCCTGCTGGCGCCGGTCGCGGCGTCGGCACAGGAGAAGGTGGCCGATTATTCCCAGCCGCGCTCCCACATACCCAGCTTCGTAGGGCCGTACATTGCCCGCAAGGTGCCCGAGCCGCGGACCACCAACACCGAGCGCATCGACCAGCTCATGGTGGGCGGTGAGATCCGGCTCTCGCTGGCCGACGCTATCGCGCTCGCTCTGGAGAACAACTTGGATCTCGCTATCGCCCGCTACAACCTGCAGATTGCGGACACCGACATCCTGCGCAGTAAGGCCGGCCAGGGCATCCGCGGGGTCGCGACCGGCCTGGTGCAGGGTACGCCCGGCGGCGGCGTCGGTGGCTTCGGTACCGGCGCGGCCGGGGCGGGGGCCGGCGGCACCACGGGCGGCGCCGGCGGCGCAGGGACCGGGGCCGGCGGCTTGGTGACCAGTACGGTGGGCGCGGGAACCGCCGTCGACTCCTTCGACCCTGCCTTGAGCGCCACCCTCAACATCAATCACGCCACTTTCCCGCTGTCCAACACCGTGACCACGGGCGTCCCAAATTTCCAGCAGAATACCGGGACCGCGAACTTCACCTATACGCAGGGATTCCACACCGGAACCGCCATGCAGGTGACTTTCGATAACACCCGGCAGACGAACAACAGTTTGTTCTCCACTCTGGTGCCGCAGGTGAACACCTCCTTCCGTCTGAGCATTCGCCAACATCTGCTGGCCGGCTTTGGCCTCGGGCCCAATACCCGCTTCATCCGCATCGCCAAGAACAACCGGGAGATCTCCGACGTCGCTTTCCGTAACCAGGTGATTAACACCGTGTCACAGATCCAGAACATCTACTGGGACCTGGTGAACGCCTATGAGGACGTCAAGGTAAAAGAGCGCTCGCTGGCTCTGGCCAACAAGACGCTGTCAGACAATCGCAAGCAGGTCGAGATCGGCACACTCGCGCCCATCGAGATCGTGCGCGCTGAAAGTGAAGTGGCGACGCGCAACCAGGAGTTGATCGTCGCCCAGACCAACCTGCAGTTACAGCAACTCCTGATGAAGAACGCCATCACCCGCAACCTGGGCGAGGCGCGCATCGCCGCCGCACCCGTCATCCCCACCGATACCATGGTGGTGCCGGAACAAGAGCCCGTGCAGCCCATCGAGGACCTCGTTCGTGAGGCCAAGCAGGGACGTCCGGAACTGGTCCAGGCGCGTATTGACCTGACCAACCGCGAAATCAGCATCAAGTCGGCGCGCAACGCCCTTCTTCCCACAGTGGACTTCGTGGCCTGGTATGGCACTTCGGCGCTGGCCGGAGTTCAGAATCCCAACAATGCGCTTATTCCGCCGGGCACCATCCCTACCACCGGCTTTTACAGTGCTTTTCACAGCCTGATCGATGCCGATAACCCCGATTACGCGATTGGCCTGAACATCACCATCCCTATCCGCAATCGCGGCGCCCAAGCCGACCAGGTGCGCTCGGAGCTGGAGTACCGGCAGGCCCAGCTCCGGCTGCAGCAACTCGAGAACCAGGTGGCCATCGAAGTCCGCAACGCTCAGTTCTCCGTGCAGCAGAACCGCGCCCGTGTGGAAGCCGCGCGCAAAGGCGTGCAACTGGCCCAGGAATCGCTGGATGCCGAGCAGAAAAAGTACGCTCTCGGCGCTTCCACCAATTTCCAGGTGCTCCAGGCCCAGCGCGACCTGGCCCAGGCGGAGTCGAATCTGGTGGCCGCCAACGCGGCTTATGAGAAGACACGCGTCGAACTGGACCGCGTGACCGCTGCCACGCTCGTCCGCAATCGCATCGAACTGGATGACGCCGAGAGTGGAACAGTTCGCACGCTGCCCGCCGTGCCCGGTGTCGCGCCGCGCACTGAAGAGCAGAAACCTCAGGCACCGTAG